The genomic window AAGACCGATGCCATGATCAATGCGCCACTGAGTAAATGTGCTGTGGCAAAAACAAAATTGAACTGGCTATAAATCAAAATCGCAAGATAAAATGCGCTTAGCGTCAATAGAGGAACCAATGGATTGATTATTTTTCGCAGGATCAAGTAACCGCCAGCGATTAATAGAAGCAATTTGCTCGTTTCGCCCATTGGTCCACCTAAGTCGATCCCTAAGAATAGTTTCCACCATTCGGGGGTAGTTACACTAACTTCTCGAGAAAAGTGTCCGAGCGCTACGAGTGGTGTTACAGTCGTGACTGCATCTGGTCCTGGGGCGATCCAATTAGTGATCCAAGGAGATAAAAAGAGCTTTAGTAGTACGCGTGCTGCTACTGCTGGATTGATCCAGTTACGTCCTAATCCCCCGCCTAGATGCTTTACAAGAACAATAGCAATAAAATCTCCGATAACTACTGTCCACAAAGGTGCGCTAGTTGGCAACGTCAAAGCGAGGAGCCAACCGGTGATCACAGCTGTTAAATCATTGATCGTAACTGGTTGTTTGGTCGCCTTTTGGACAAGTGTTTCGAGTAACACACAAGTGATAATACTAGTAGTGATCATCACCAAAGAATACCAACCGAAGAAATAAAGCGCGCCGGTCGTTGGAAATAAGAGTGCAATCAACACTTGTTTCATTTTCCACTGACTTGTCCACCCATTACGGATATGTGGCCCATTGACCGTTCCATTACCTGTATATCGTTCACTCATCTTTTTGCCTCCATGATCTGATTTTTAACCGCTCTGATATCTTTTAATAAATCGATTTTTGAAGGACAGATAAATGAGCACGCACCACATTCCAAACAATTTAACGCACCTAGTTGTTCAGCTGTTTGTAGATCTTGATGACGAAATGCTTGGCTGATCAAGATTGGATGTAAGCCGACTGGACAGGCATTTACACATTCACTGCATTTGATACACATTTGTTCCTCAGGAATCGTTGCCTCCCTTTCAGATAATGCTAAAATCAGATTTGTCGTTTTTGTCACTGGTTCGTCTAATGATTGGATCAGTTTGCCCATCATTGGTCCACCGTTTAACACCTTACGAGGTGAGGACGTAAATCCACCACAAGCATCAATCAATGCTTCCACTGGTGTGCCGATCCGTACGCACAAATTTTTCCCTTCTTTGATTGGTGTTCCTGAGACTGTTACAACTCGTTCTACGGAAGCGATTTGTTTGACTGAAGCAATAAAAATACTGTGAACGGTCGCTACATTTAGTGTGATCACACCTAAATCAAAAGGTAGCTTATCCTTAGGAATTTCTTGAGATAATACATGTTTGATCACTAATTTTTCTGCGCCTTGTGGGTATAGATCACCGAGTATATGTAACTGGATACGTGGGTCGGTCAAATTTTTACGCAAATGGGCGATTGTTTCCATTGATGATTTTTCAATCGCAATCATTGCTTTTTCAATTTGATACGTATCTAAAATAAGTTGGATACTTTTTATTATTTCTTCTGTTTTTTCAATCAACAATCGTCGATCACTGGTAATAGCTGGTTCACATTCTGCCGCATTGATGATCAAAGTATGGATAGGGTGTTCGTCATTAGGTTGTAGCTTTACATTCGTTGGAAAGCCAGCACCTCCCATACCAACGATTCCTGCATTTTCTACTATGCTATGTAACTCTTTGTTTTTTGTATGTAATGATTCGATGCGATCTGAGAAGTCATTTTCTATGATAACTACCTTAGTTGATTGATGATTGATCATCCGGTTTTCAATTTTTTTGACGACTCCTGAAACGGAACTATGAACATTGGCAGATATCAGTCCGTCTTTTTCACCAACGATTGTACCAATTGCCACTTTATCACCCACTTTGACCACAACTTTAGCAGGTTTTCCAAGATGCATGGACATTGGTAATATAATTTTTTTCGGTGGTGTTAGTTTCTCAATAACCTTTTGCGCGGTGTCCTTCCTTTTTTCA from Enterococcus sp. DIV1094 includes these protein-coding regions:
- a CDS encoding RnfABCDGE type electron transport complex subunit D, whose protein sequence is MSERYTGNGTVNGPHIRNGWTSQWKMKQVLIALLFPTTGALYFFGWYSLVMITTSIITCVLLETLVQKATKQPVTINDLTAVITGWLLALTLPTSAPLWTVVIGDFIAIVLVKHLGGGLGRNWINPAVAARVLLKLFLSPWITNWIAPGPDAVTTVTPLVALGHFSREVSVTTPEWWKLFLGIDLGGPMGETSKLLLLIAGGYLILRKIINPLVPLLTLSAFYLAILIYSQFNFVFATAHLLSGALIMASVFMVTDYTTSPMTDKGKYYFAIGCGVVCAILRIVLDLPGGIGVAIVVMNLAVPFIDQWTMHRVYGEKRLKITSIIDNK
- the rsxC gene encoding electron transport complex subunit RsxC → MKIIVKKRLSGVPLEKRKDTAQKVIEKLTPPKKIILPMSMHLGKPAKVVVKVGDKVAIGTIVGEKDGLISANVHSSVSGVVKKIENRMINHQSTKVVIIENDFSDRIESLHTKNKELHSIVENAGIVGMGGAGFPTNVKLQPNDEHPIHTLIINAAECEPAITSDRRLLIEKTEEIIKSIQLILDTYQIEKAMIAIEKSSMETIAHLRKNLTDPRIQLHILGDLYPQGAEKLVIKHVLSQEIPKDKLPFDLGVITLNVATVHSIFIASVKQIASVERVVTVSGTPIKEGKNLCVRIGTPVEALIDACGGFTSSPRKVLNGGPMMGKLIQSLDEPVTKTTNLILALSEREATIPEEQMCIKCSECVNACPVGLHPILISQAFRHQDLQTAEQLGALNCLECGACSFICPSKIDLLKDIRAVKNQIMEAKR